A stretch of the Arachis stenosperma cultivar V10309 chromosome 6, arast.V10309.gnm1.PFL2, whole genome shotgun sequence genome encodes the following:
- the LOC130936294 gene encoding cyclin-P3-1, which translates to METLALETEDVSSDIYLWLGLKGVDKGVGFPRVLSLLSSLLERSVQRNETLIEAKHVKDVVTVFHGLRAPTLSVQKYIDRIFKYAGCSPSCFVVAHIYVDRFLQHTEVKLTSLNVHRLLITSIMVAAKFMDDAFFNNAYYARVGGVSTSELNRLEMSFLFGIDFRLQVSIGTFGKYCWQLEKEAIQIERPMQACRIKENWSKSNKDDATCASTIAR; encoded by the exons ATGGAGACTCTGGCGCTGGAAACCGAGGATGTAAGCTCAGATATCTACCTTTGGTTGGGACTTAAAGGAGTGGATAAAGGAGTAGGATTTCCGAGGGTTTTATCACTTCTTTCTTCACTTCTTGAGAGATCGGTTCAGAGGAATGAAACACTAATTGAGGCAAAGCATGTGAAAGATGTTGTTACTGTTTTTCATGGTTTAAGAGCACCTACTTTGAGTGTTCAAAAATATATCGATCGGATTTTCAAGTACGCAGGATGTAGCCCGTCTTGCTTTGTTGTTGCACACATATATGTTGATAGATTTCTTCAGCACACAGAGGTCAAATTGACTTCACTAAACGTGCACCGGCTTTTGATAACAAGCATTATGGTTGCAGCAAAGTTTATGGATGATGC ATTCTTCAACAATGCATACTATGCAAGAGTTGGAGGAGTAAGCACATCTGAATTGAACAGGTTGGAGATGAGCTTTCTGTTTGGGATAGATTTTAGGCTTCAGGTTAGTATAGGAACTTTTGGAAAATATTGTTGGCAATTGGAGAAAGAAGCAATCCAAATTGAAAGGCCTATGCAGGCTTGTAGAATCAAAGAAAACTGGTCAAAGTCAAACAAAGATGATGCTACTTGTGCTTCCACAATTGCAAGatga